The nucleotide sequence CGGGTCGTTCTGGTGGGATCTGCTGCTCGGCCTCGCCGGCGCGCTGCTCGTGGCCTGGCTCGCGCTCGTCGCGGCGCTCGTCCTCGCCCGGCCGCGTGGCGGACTGCTCCGCGAGGCGCTGCGGCTGCTGCCCGACGTGCTGCGGCTGATCCGCCGCCTGGCCGCGGACAAGACGCTGCCGCGGGGCGTCCGGATCAGGCTCACGCTGCTGCTGGCCTACCTCGCCCTGCCTCTCGATCTCGTCCCCGATTTCATCCCTGTTCTGGGCTATGCCGACGACGCCATCATCGTCACCGTCGT is from Amycolatopsis lurida and encodes:
- a CDS encoding YkvA family protein, which encodes MTGSFWWDLLLGLAGALLVAWLALVAALVLARPRGGLLREALRLLPDVLRLIRRLAADKTLPRGVRIRLTLLLAYLALPLDLVPDFIPVLGYADDAIIVTVVLRGVVRRAGLDAVRAHWPGTEDGFDALARLTGLPTATG